A single window of Rubripirellula lacrimiformis DNA harbors:
- a CDS encoding YdjY domain-containing protein, which translates to MNAHEFAAVLKIPVLTAWALAFSMSGPSGNAAWGQDTAGGSGTAATDSESEDASSKQSPPPTLRTLPSISDPLTEEEQKSPLDEYVGPDEIAAKAFAPPPGAKSLSSRNLWVDRKASRVYIDGYVAMNDGPLEMFACPTGTKEHESVVATIAHSAEVHAALLAVGAMPGTTVRFLPRYVPATGQRIRVWVCYRDKQNQFKVVDARNWIRKTGTNDTMSVDWVFAGSGMWKDPSSGREYYRADSGDMICVSNFATAMMDVPVASSAEASELEYSPLTKAIPERGTPVRLVLMPIPLPTDENNGKTEEVAKPTEDILPANEAAKKK; encoded by the coding sequence TTGAACGCTCACGAATTTGCAGCCGTCCTGAAGATCCCTGTTCTAACGGCCTGGGCGCTGGCATTTTCGATGAGTGGCCCCTCCGGCAACGCGGCCTGGGGCCAAGACACCGCCGGTGGCAGCGGGACCGCGGCTACGGATTCCGAATCAGAGGACGCCAGCAGCAAGCAATCGCCCCCCCCGACGCTGCGAACGCTGCCTTCGATCAGCGACCCGTTGACCGAAGAAGAACAGAAGTCGCCGCTGGACGAATACGTTGGCCCCGATGAAATCGCCGCAAAAGCGTTCGCCCCGCCCCCCGGTGCAAAGTCGCTGAGTTCACGAAATCTTTGGGTCGACCGCAAAGCGTCTCGCGTCTACATCGACGGCTATGTCGCGATGAACGATGGGCCTCTGGAAATGTTTGCCTGCCCAACCGGCACCAAAGAACACGAATCCGTCGTCGCAACAATCGCTCATTCAGCCGAAGTGCATGCCGCCCTGTTGGCTGTCGGCGCCATGCCAGGCACCACCGTGCGATTCTTGCCCCGATATGTTCCAGCGACGGGTCAGCGAATCCGCGTTTGGGTTTGCTACCGTGACAAACAAAACCAATTCAAGGTCGTCGACGCCAGAAATTGGATTCGCAAAACCGGCACCAACGACACGATGTCGGTCGATTGGGTGTTTGCAGGCAGCGGGATGTGGAAAGACCCGTCCAGCGGCCGGGAATATTACCGGGCCGACTCCGGCGACATGATCTGTGTATCCAACTTTGCGACCGCGATGATGGACGTCCCCGTTGCCAGCAGCGCAGAAGCAAGCGAACTGGAGTACTCGCCGCTGACCAAGGCGATCCCCGAGCGGGGAACCCCCGTACGTCTGGTTCTGATGCCGATCCCGCTGCCAACGGACGAAAACAATGGCAAAACGGAGGAAGTTGCCAAGCCGACCGAGGACATCCTGCCGGCCAACGAAGCGGCTAAGAAAAAGTAG
- a CDS encoding YggS family pyridoxal phosphate-dependent enzyme: protein MTNRTPAQQLAENWNRVVDEVRQATEDAGRPVGDTVVIGVTKYVDAQVTGWLVDAGCQNLGENRPQLLWQKADELALDDSVRWHVIGHLQRNKVRRTLRYRPLIHSIDSPRLLKSVADESANLSLESHVMLEVNISGEDAKTGMTPDQIRSVIGDLPSAGIKVVGIMAMAGWGTDSKAAQAQFASARQFRDQLAAEFDLSLPHLSMGMSGDFVEAIAEGATMVRIGSRLYEGVVDIG from the coding sequence GTGACGAATAGGACCCCGGCACAGCAGCTTGCAGAGAACTGGAATCGCGTCGTCGATGAGGTTCGGCAAGCGACCGAAGATGCTGGCCGTCCGGTCGGCGATACGGTCGTGATCGGCGTGACGAAGTACGTGGACGCACAGGTCACCGGATGGCTGGTCGATGCCGGATGCCAAAATCTAGGCGAAAACCGTCCCCAACTGCTCTGGCAGAAAGCCGACGAATTGGCTCTCGATGATTCGGTGCGCTGGCACGTGATCGGTCACTTGCAGCGGAACAAGGTTCGCCGGACGCTTCGTTACCGGCCGCTGATTCACTCCATCGACAGCCCGCGGTTGCTGAAAAGTGTGGCGGACGAGTCTGCCAACTTATCGCTGGAATCGCACGTGATGTTGGAAGTGAACATCAGTGGCGAGGATGCGAAGACGGGAATGACGCCGGACCAAATTCGATCGGTCATCGGCGATCTTCCCAGTGCTGGGATCAAGGTCGTGGGCATCATGGCGATGGCCGGATGGGGCACCGATTCGAAAGCCGCCCAGGCTCAGTTTGCCAGTGCTCGCCAGTTTCGCGATCAGCTCGCGGCGGAATTCGATCTGTCGCTGCCACACCTGTCGATGGGAATGAGCGGGGACTTTGTCGAGGCGATCGCCGAAGGGGCGACCATGGTTCGAATCGGGTCGCGTTTGTACGAAGGCGTCGTTGACATTGGCTAG
- a CDS encoding DUF167 domain-containing protein: protein MTLASLRIEVHATASARRNHVGGSHDGALRVSVTAVADKGKANKAIAKLLAKSLGVRPSQVELIRGQTNRRKLFEVSDPPANLQKTIDQLMAE, encoded by the coding sequence TTGACATTGGCTAGTTTGCGGATCGAAGTGCACGCAACAGCTTCCGCCCGGCGCAACCACGTGGGTGGATCGCATGACGGTGCGCTGCGAGTCTCGGTGACCGCCGTTGCCGACAAAGGCAAAGCGAACAAGGCGATCGCAAAACTGCTGGCAAAGTCGTTGGGCGTCCGGCCATCTCAGGTCGAATTGATCCGAGGTCAAACCAATCGCCGCAAGCTATTCGAAGTCAGCGATCCGCCGGCAAACCTGCAAAAAACAATCGACCAGTTGATGGCCGAGTAG
- a CDS encoding outer membrane protein assembly factor BamB family protein: MPTQSPLRHFIPKLLPSVQTAVAHAVPGSDRLARRPLTIAWAVMVTGFAASICGSGTSVAWGDAPSSWNRFHGTDGHGYSTDGNIPSTWTDSDYTWRRNLGSRDVSSPIVQGDSIYMLVSHPKQQKIAVESLDLATGKPRWSESFDQIPHHLHQRNTLASSTPVADEDFVFAAWADADHTMLKCFDHDGAEVWSRDFGAWQSQHGFGTSPAIIGDMVVLFNSQQGEQLQPGQRPGSSRMIAVDRRTGATRWETPLTTTRTCYGVPATFQQDAKPTQIIATNTGNGMFGIDPSNGKMTWSIPVMEQRSCMTPIIVGDIALGSSGSGGGGNNQLVAVRIPTTPGAQPQELYRIRRNAPYVPTPVVKDSRLFTVDDRGIAQCLQVETGEVLWTKRIGGNYGASPIIVGDKMLMISLDGKATLIQAADEFKKLGEVDLSGPVGATPAYVGGKLLIRVDNELRCLGGKTL; encoded by the coding sequence ATGCCCACCCAATCGCCGCTACGGCATTTCATTCCAAAGCTGCTGCCATCTGTCCAAACCGCGGTTGCCCACGCAGTTCCAGGTAGCGACCGTCTGGCCCGTCGTCCATTGACCATCGCATGGGCGGTCATGGTGACCGGATTCGCAGCCAGTATTTGCGGTTCCGGGACGTCCGTCGCATGGGGCGACGCACCATCGTCGTGGAACCGTTTCCACGGCACCGATGGTCATGGTTACAGCACCGATGGAAACATCCCTTCGACTTGGACGGATTCCGACTATACGTGGCGACGCAACTTGGGATCGCGTGACGTGTCATCGCCGATCGTGCAGGGTGACAGCATCTACATGTTGGTTTCCCATCCGAAGCAACAAAAGATTGCCGTCGAGTCGTTGGATTTGGCAACCGGCAAACCCCGCTGGTCCGAATCGTTCGACCAAATCCCACACCACCTTCACCAACGAAACACATTGGCATCCAGCACGCCGGTCGCGGACGAAGATTTTGTCTTCGCCGCATGGGCCGATGCCGACCACACGATGCTGAAGTGCTTCGACCACGATGGCGCCGAAGTCTGGTCACGTGACTTTGGCGCTTGGCAATCGCAACATGGTTTCGGTACATCCCCAGCCATCATCGGCGACATGGTAGTGCTGTTCAATTCGCAACAAGGCGAACAGCTTCAACCTGGCCAGCGACCGGGCAGCAGCCGCATGATCGCCGTCGACCGCCGAACCGGCGCGACGCGTTGGGAAACGCCATTGACCACAACCCGGACCTGCTATGGCGTGCCAGCGACCTTCCAACAAGATGCCAAGCCAACACAGATCATCGCAACCAACACCGGCAACGGTATGTTTGGGATCGATCCGAGCAACGGCAAAATGACTTGGTCGATCCCCGTGATGGAACAACGTTCGTGCATGACACCGATCATTGTCGGTGACATCGCGTTGGGATCCAGTGGCAGCGGCGGTGGCGGAAACAACCAATTGGTTGCCGTTCGTATCCCCACCACCCCGGGCGCCCAACCACAAGAACTGTATCGGATTCGACGCAACGCACCGTACGTCCCGACCCCAGTGGTCAAAGACAGTCGATTGTTCACCGTCGATGACCGCGGAATCGCTCAATGCTTGCAGGTTGAAACCGGCGAAGTGCTTTGGACTAAGCGAATCGGCGGCAACTACGGTGCGTCCCCCATCATCGTCGGTGACAAAATGCTGATGATTAGCCTAGACGGGAAGGCGACGTTGATTCAGGCCGCCGACGAGTTCAAAAAGTTGGGCGAAGTCGATCTGAGCGGGCCGGTGGGCGCGACCCCGGCGTATGTCGGCGGCAAACTGCTGATCCGAGTCGATAACGAACTGCGATGTTTGGGCGGCAAGACTCTCTAG
- a CDS encoding GNAT family N-acetyltransferase, whose protein sequence is MFTIETTDDLEGFLANPEQWNRLSQGVPFRETSWLGPWWRLMGQGRRAHLLVARDSAGTVRGLLPMYQSHAAGVLSMIGDGEACTDHVSVLAESDDAVAVGHAMGRHLAATASDPDQGWEMLDIDGIVEGDIAIAALMSGLKEGGASLHAQSRMSVWYRPADQCWDEHLKRHGKTQRRQMRRWSDRLAGMNKVVAGTPEETKHLLGVVIDMHQRRWNSVGEAGSFANPAFCDFIHATSEDFLSRDQLYLAVIEHEGTPIAGELKFIGRNGVLYCYSAGYDIVYADLEPGRLMCIDGIQEMYRRGWKGIDFMRGDETYKSRYATESHCLLRVRVAAPTLLPRLRHAAWWTGFELKQWARRQSGRPVIAVLDPTSVCGPAPVLTP, encoded by the coding sequence ATGTTCACCATCGAAACGACGGACGATCTTGAAGGGTTTCTTGCCAACCCTGAGCAGTGGAACCGTTTGTCCCAAGGCGTCCCGTTCCGCGAAACATCATGGCTAGGGCCTTGGTGGCGTCTGATGGGGCAGGGCCGGCGTGCTCACCTGTTGGTCGCTCGCGATTCCGCGGGGACCGTCCGAGGACTGTTGCCGATGTACCAGTCCCATGCGGCCGGCGTCTTGTCGATGATCGGTGATGGGGAAGCTTGTACGGATCATGTTTCGGTGCTGGCCGAATCCGACGACGCAGTCGCCGTGGGCCATGCCATGGGACGCCACCTTGCGGCCACGGCCAGCGATCCAGATCAGGGCTGGGAAATGCTGGATATCGACGGCATCGTCGAAGGCGATATCGCGATCGCGGCGTTGATGTCCGGACTGAAAGAGGGCGGGGCGTCGCTTCACGCCCAAAGTCGGATGAGTGTTTGGTACCGACCTGCGGATCAATGCTGGGATGAACACCTCAAACGCCACGGAAAGACTCAGCGGCGACAGATGCGTCGTTGGTCGGATCGCTTGGCGGGAATGAACAAAGTGGTCGCAGGCACGCCCGAGGAAACCAAACACCTTCTAGGGGTGGTCATCGATATGCACCAGCGCCGTTGGAATTCGGTCGGTGAAGCCGGCAGCTTTGCTAATCCAGCGTTCTGTGACTTCATCCACGCCACCAGCGAAGATTTTCTAAGTCGCGATCAGCTTTACCTGGCCGTGATCGAACACGAGGGAACACCGATCGCCGGCGAACTGAAGTTCATCGGCCGCAATGGTGTGCTGTATTGCTATAGCGCTGGCTATGACATCGTCTACGCGGACTTGGAACCGGGACGATTGATGTGCATCGACGGCATCCAAGAAATGTATCGTCGTGGCTGGAAAGGAATCGATTTCATGCGTGGCGACGAAACTTACAAATCACGCTATGCAACCGAATCGCATTGTTTGTTGCGAGTGCGTGTTGCGGCGCCGACATTATTGCCGCGACTTCGCCATGCCGCATGGTGGACTGGTTTCGAATTGAAACAGTGGGCCCGACGACAAAGTGGTCGCCCAGTCATCGCTGTGCTGGACCCCACTTCGGTGTGCGGGCCCGCCCCGGTACTGACACCCTAA
- a CDS encoding cadherin domain-containing protein — MKTRRLPKSFRSGPSRRLGFQALESRQLLAAHISELLVSPLFGDNDKAQMVELRGEPSTTLPEGTYFVTAYERGLDVGVVHGIFDLSGQSFGENGYLVLLQQDSPHSVEAGATVLRSTEEGFGGLPGDIYSDSHSLSERIDFIIGANAYLLIQTDIAPQLEMDIDADDDGVIDPLVASAWDIQDSISLHPFVGGGDIAYGNIVFAEDGPSPAEVNVPDGVAFVRTEGFGYAGRVGESVGSDPSDWVVGTVQDENRTLVGADPQWALVDNLFGTPSQYPFSGRDLDHVGGPNFVGGVKGNVFDSVTNMPLADATVFADTNDNGIRDTLTFRVDPDDVVDPQNPPVSIVGRLDYPLLNAFPGVTVTNFALSSFAAHAVSSEAEDDFPQTLENRIFAKGGIDWFTQSGSLRFDFYEPVSSASIVAIGSDNTLSKVYGKLEAYTASGELIDSDVSGLLVDSGRQRISVSSSVENIAYVMAFADEQINDEEGDPWTRFDDLIYTQSEPFAITDQNGNYELDHLFPNDYRLHVEDGSFSGEGTTIAVNRYENYKQDFVRGPNAAPVISAGSFTLSETAIGGTDVGTVSAVDPEEDDVSYRFGADGPDEFQIDAQTGEITTTENAEFDFETQSVFELEVIASDPSNAESTAIFIVRITDTNESPVIANQTFHVTENVAINSSIGTVAASDPDQGQSLTYQLVGGSGVRFFSIQPTTGEIKLTAAIDYESRERFTLEVEVSDDGQPPLTQMATVQIEVDDENESPTIQPGQFSITESASGGSIVGTVIASDPDAGQTLTYAITSGNDAGHFDIDPQSGQITLAENAALDHEINDSFTLVISVTDNGSPSSTTSADFAIQIDDENEAPIFTSGVTNVEGTTGSAFSMVLPDGLVVDPDGGPAWDIGATFAGGDLPAWMTFDPVSMTIVGVPTTIIVGEIEIQLTVTDHDDQSLTSSLFFTITIESSATPLHNTVNAFDVNGDDRISANDALRIINYLARQSPGTAVDPDVRIAAFFDVSGDNLVSALDALQVINQMSRISGESESATESSVAVDRIAASIHDHDDHDRAMIEYLQNPRLF; from the coding sequence ATGAAAACCCGACGTCTGCCAAAGTCTTTTCGCAGCGGGCCGTCGCGGCGTTTAGGTTTCCAAGCCCTAGAGAGTCGCCAACTTTTAGCTGCCCATATCAGTGAACTATTGGTAAGTCCACTTTTCGGCGACAACGACAAGGCGCAGATGGTCGAGCTTCGCGGCGAGCCAAGCACCACGCTCCCCGAAGGCACCTATTTCGTGACTGCCTACGAACGCGGTTTGGATGTTGGCGTGGTCCACGGGATCTTTGATCTGTCTGGACAGTCGTTTGGCGAAAACGGCTATCTGGTCCTACTGCAACAGGACAGTCCGCATTCGGTGGAAGCTGGCGCAACCGTCCTGCGATCCACCGAAGAAGGTTTCGGTGGCTTACCAGGCGACATCTACTCGGATTCACACTCGCTCTCTGAACGCATCGATTTCATCATCGGTGCCAACGCGTATCTGTTGATCCAAACCGACATTGCCCCTCAACTCGAAATGGACATCGATGCCGACGACGACGGCGTGATTGACCCTTTGGTAGCGAGCGCTTGGGATATCCAGGATTCCATTTCTCTGCATCCCTTTGTCGGCGGCGGCGACATCGCCTATGGCAACATTGTTTTCGCGGAAGACGGCCCGTCGCCAGCCGAGGTCAACGTTCCTGATGGCGTCGCATTCGTCCGCACGGAAGGGTTTGGCTACGCCGGTCGCGTCGGCGAGTCAGTCGGCAGTGACCCCAGCGACTGGGTCGTGGGGACCGTTCAAGACGAAAACCGAACCCTGGTCGGGGCTGATCCGCAATGGGCATTGGTGGACAACCTGTTTGGCACTCCCAGCCAGTATCCATTCTCGGGCCGTGACCTGGATCACGTCGGCGGCCCCAACTTCGTCGGCGGCGTCAAGGGAAATGTCTTTGACAGTGTCACCAACATGCCACTTGCAGATGCAACGGTATTCGCCGACACCAACGACAATGGAATTCGTGACACGTTGACGTTTCGCGTCGATCCCGACGATGTGGTCGATCCGCAAAATCCGCCGGTCAGCATCGTTGGGCGTCTGGACTATCCGCTGCTGAACGCATTCCCCGGTGTAACGGTCACGAACTTTGCGCTAAGTTCCTTCGCCGCTCACGCAGTCAGTTCGGAAGCCGAGGACGATTTCCCACAGACTCTAGAGAACCGCATCTTTGCCAAAGGCGGGATCGACTGGTTTACCCAAAGCGGTTCGTTAAGATTCGATTTCTATGAACCCGTCAGTTCAGCGTCCATCGTTGCGATCGGCAGCGACAACACGTTGTCCAAGGTCTATGGCAAGTTAGAAGCCTACACGGCGTCCGGCGAACTGATCGATTCCGACGTCAGCGGACTGTTAGTGGACAGCGGACGCCAAAGAATCTCGGTTTCGTCATCGGTGGAAAACATTGCCTACGTGATGGCGTTTGCCGACGAACAGATCAACGACGAGGAAGGCGATCCGTGGACTCGTTTTGACGATTTGATTTACACTCAATCAGAACCATTCGCGATCACCGACCAGAACGGCAACTACGAACTCGACCACCTGTTCCCCAACGACTATCGGCTGCATGTCGAGGATGGCAGTTTTTCGGGTGAAGGAACCACGATCGCAGTCAATCGGTACGAAAACTACAAGCAAGATTTCGTTCGCGGGCCCAACGCCGCCCCGGTGATCAGCGCCGGTTCGTTCACGCTAAGCGAAACGGCAATCGGTGGCACCGACGTGGGCACCGTTTCCGCAGTGGACCCCGAGGAAGACGACGTTTCTTATCGATTCGGCGCCGATGGTCCCGACGAATTCCAGATCGATGCCCAGACGGGTGAAATCACCACGACCGAGAATGCCGAATTCGACTTCGAAACACAGTCCGTATTTGAATTGGAAGTGATCGCCAGCGATCCATCGAATGCCGAATCCACCGCGATCTTTATCGTTCGCATTACCGACACCAACGAATCCCCCGTGATCGCGAACCAAACGTTCCACGTCACCGAGAACGTCGCAATCAATTCATCGATTGGAACTGTCGCTGCATCCGATCCGGATCAAGGGCAAAGCCTGACCTACCAGCTTGTCGGCGGCAGTGGCGTCCGATTCTTTTCGATCCAACCGACCACGGGTGAAATCAAGTTAACCGCAGCCATTGACTATGAATCGCGTGAACGATTCACGTTGGAAGTGGAAGTCAGCGACGATGGTCAGCCACCCCTGACACAGATGGCGACCGTTCAAATCGAAGTGGATGACGAAAACGAATCGCCCACCATCCAGCCGGGTCAGTTTTCAATCACCGAATCCGCCTCGGGCGGATCGATTGTGGGAACCGTGATCGCGTCGGATCCAGATGCCGGTCAAACATTGACCTATGCGATCACAAGCGGAAACGATGCCGGTCACTTCGACATCGATCCGCAAAGCGGACAGATTACGTTGGCCGAAAACGCCGCCCTGGATCATGAAATCAATGATTCATTCACCTTGGTGATTTCGGTCACCGACAACGGTTCGCCAAGCTCCACCACGTCGGCGGATTTTGCAATCCAGATCGATGACGAAAACGAGGCACCGATTTTCACCAGTGGCGTGACGAACGTCGAGGGCACCACGGGATCGGCGTTTTCGATGGTGCTGCCCGACGGATTGGTGGTCGATCCAGACGGCGGTCCAGCATGGGACATCGGGGCAACCTTTGCCGGCGGTGATCTGCCCGCTTGGATGACGTTTGATCCGGTTTCGATGACGATCGTGGGCGTTCCGACAACGATCATCGTGGGTGAAATTGAGATCCAATTGACCGTCACCGATCATGACGACCAGTCGCTGACATCATCCCTGTTCTTCACGATCACCATCGAATCGAGCGCAACGCCGCTGCACAATACCGTGAACGCGTTTGACGTCAACGGTGATGACAGAATCAGCGCCAACGACGCGTTGCGGATCATCAACTACTTGGCCCGTCAAAGTCCCGGTACGGCGGTGGACCCCGACGTCCGAATCGCCGCATTCTTTGATGTATCCGGCGATAACCTGGTCAGCGCTTTGGATGCATTGCAGGTGATCAATCAGATGTCTCGCATCTCTGGCGAAAGCGAATCGGCAACCGAGTCAAGCGTGGCGGTCGATCGAATTGCCGCGTCGATCCACGACCACGATGACCATGATCGTGCGATGATCGAATACTTGCAAAACCCACGTTTGTTCTAG
- a CDS encoding outer membrane protein assembly factor BamB family protein, which yields MKLLLSIAGTLLFSASLLANDNQAGWPQWRGPDGSGVAVDADPPTVWSENENIHWKIDVPGVGSSTPIILGDRVYVATAFKTDRVAENAVDNAGSSDAAAGDSQRRGSEPSGRRRGGGRGGSGRGGSAPANYYDFMVIAYDRETGSEVWRSTLTSQVPHESGHSTNTFASSSPITDGQQLYISFGSRGVYCMDLDGNKQWSKDLGRMETRNQFGEGSSPAVHNGVMVVPFDHEGQSFIVALDTKSGNEIWRQPRDEQTTWATPLITDWDGRSQVVTNGSNRVRSYDLETGKIIWQCGGQAGNPIPTPVRFEDNVIVMTGYRGYAIYSIPLDSTGDITDTDKVTWYEEDAAPYVSSPVLYQGQLYFLKSNNGVLLSRDAKTGDLLIDQTRLPDIKSVYASPVAAADRIYLTGREGTTLVIKHGKTFEVIATNTLDDEIDASAAIVGGQIFLRSKTHLYCISK from the coding sequence ATGAAGTTGCTGCTATCGATCGCCGGAACACTCTTATTCTCCGCAAGCTTGCTGGCCAACGACAACCAGGCAGGTTGGCCACAGTGGCGTGGCCCCGACGGTTCGGGTGTCGCGGTGGATGCGGATCCGCCGACGGTTTGGAGCGAGAACGAAAACATCCATTGGAAGATCGACGTACCCGGCGTTGGCAGCAGTACCCCGATCATTTTGGGGGATCGCGTGTATGTCGCGACCGCCTTCAAGACGGACCGAGTTGCTGAAAATGCGGTCGATAACGCGGGATCCAGCGATGCAGCGGCTGGCGATTCCCAACGACGTGGATCCGAACCATCCGGACGCCGGCGTGGTGGCGGACGCGGTGGGTCTGGCCGGGGCGGATCAGCACCGGCGAACTATTACGATTTTATGGTCATCGCCTACGACCGTGAAACCGGCAGTGAAGTCTGGCGCAGTACGTTGACATCCCAGGTGCCACACGAATCGGGGCACAGCACCAATACGTTCGCATCATCGTCGCCGATCACTGATGGACAGCAGCTGTACATTTCGTTTGGATCGCGCGGCGTCTATTGCATGGATCTAGATGGCAACAAGCAATGGTCGAAAGATCTAGGACGAATGGAGACGCGAAACCAATTCGGCGAAGGCAGTTCACCAGCCGTCCACAACGGAGTCATGGTCGTCCCGTTTGATCACGAAGGGCAATCGTTCATCGTTGCTCTGGATACAAAGTCCGGCAACGAAATTTGGCGACAACCACGCGACGAACAAACCACCTGGGCGACCCCGCTGATCACCGATTGGGACGGTCGATCGCAAGTGGTCACCAACGGCAGCAATCGTGTTCGCAGCTATGACCTGGAAACCGGAAAGATCATTTGGCAGTGCGGTGGCCAAGCGGGAAACCCGATCCCGACCCCAGTTCGTTTCGAAGACAACGTCATCGTCATGACCGGGTACCGTGGATACGCCATCTACTCCATCCCACTGGATTCGACCGGCGACATCACCGACACCGACAAAGTCACTTGGTACGAAGAAGACGCCGCACCGTACGTCTCGTCACCGGTTCTGTATCAGGGGCAACTCTACTTCCTGAAATCCAATAACGGGGTGTTGCTGTCGCGTGACGCGAAAACCGGTGATTTACTAATCGACCAAACCCGTCTGCCCGACATCAAGTCGGTCTACGCTTCGCCGGTCGCCGCCGCTGACCGTATCTATCTGACCGGACGCGAAGGCACGACGTTGGTGATCAAGCACGGAAAAACCTTCGAAGTGATCGCGACCAACACTCTCGACGATGAAATTGACGCCTCGGCAGCCATCGTTGGCGGACAAATCTTCTTACGCAGCAAGACGCATCTCTACTGCATCTCGAAGTAG
- a CDS encoding glycoside hydrolase family 71/99-like protein, which translates to MIRISSTLLCLSWSLVAFAVDDPKTVVVDRSTLTGKVMCGYQGWFNCDGDGADLGWTHWSRDRRNMPGPGNVVVDLWPDLTEYGPDERFATGFRMADGRAAEVFSSGNRKTVLRHFQWMQQYGIDGAFLQRFASGLRRGPTKAHKDRVLKHVRDGANLSGRAFAVMYDLSGIRADDTELVQDDWRSIEQEMRLADDAAYLHHEGKPVVAIWGIGFNDDRPYSLNDCHELVRWFKEQGCTVMVGVPSFWRTLQRDSVDDLLLHQIIELADIVSPWSVGRYRSADEATRHAADVWAADQQWCQQRQLDFLPVVFPGFSWHNLKGADLAAIPRRKGEFLWSQIVAAKNASCQMIYVAMFDEVDEGTAIFKCTDEPPTGDGVQFLDFEGLPSDFYLKMVGQAGKLLRDEIPIRPLP; encoded by the coding sequence ATGATTCGAATTTCATCGACGTTGTTATGTCTAAGTTGGTCGCTTGTTGCGTTTGCTGTGGATGATCCAAAAACGGTCGTCGTGGATCGCTCCACACTGACCGGCAAGGTAATGTGCGGCTATCAAGGATGGTTCAACTGCGACGGCGACGGTGCAGATCTTGGCTGGACACACTGGTCACGTGATCGCCGGAACATGCCCGGCCCTGGCAATGTGGTCGTTGATCTTTGGCCGGACCTGACGGAATACGGGCCTGATGAAAGATTTGCCACCGGATTCAGGATGGCGGATGGACGTGCCGCAGAGGTGTTCAGCAGCGGAAATCGAAAAACGGTGCTGCGACATTTCCAGTGGATGCAGCAGTACGGCATCGACGGCGCGTTCCTGCAACGATTCGCATCCGGCCTTCGACGCGGGCCGACCAAAGCGCATAAGGATCGTGTCTTGAAACATGTCCGTGACGGCGCCAATCTTTCGGGACGTGCTTTCGCAGTCATGTACGACCTATCGGGGATCCGCGCCGATGACACCGAACTGGTTCAAGACGATTGGCGTTCTATCGAGCAGGAAATGCGTCTGGCGGACGATGCAGCCTACCTTCATCACGAAGGGAAACCCGTGGTTGCGATCTGGGGGATCGGATTCAACGACGACCGACCTTATAGCCTGAACGATTGCCACGAATTGGTCCGTTGGTTCAAGGAACAGGGATGCACGGTGATGGTGGGTGTGCCGTCGTTTTGGCGCACTCTTCAGCGCGATTCAGTCGACGATCTTTTGCTGCACCAGATCATTGAATTGGCCGATATCGTCAGCCCGTGGAGTGTCGGACGTTATCGATCTGCTGACGAAGCAACTCGGCACGCGGCCGATGTCTGGGCGGCGGACCAACAGTGGTGTCAGCAACGGCAACTGGATTTCTTGCCGGTCGTCTTTCCTGGTTTCAGTTGGCACAACCTGAAGGGAGCTGACTTGGCGGCAATCCCACGCCGGAAGGGCGAGTTTCTGTGGAGCCAGATTGTGGCTGCGAAAAATGCGTCTTGCCAAATGATCTATGTTGCGATGTTTGATGAGGTGGACGAGGGAACCGCCATCTTCAAATGTACCGATGAACCACCAACGGGTGATGGAGTCCAGTTTTTAGATTTCGAAGGGCTGCCGAGCGACTTTTACCTGAAAATGGTGGGCCAGGCCGGCAAGCTGCTCCGCGATGAAATCCCAATCCGTCCCCTGCCCTAA